From Haloarcula sp. CBA1127, a single genomic window includes:
- a CDS encoding lamin tail domain-containing protein — MRWGVFGVIGVLVVAAGCSGFTGSPSQPAGTAVDGQSAVDVPESAVTVTVTAVVDGDTIQVAYENGTGDTVRLVGVDTPEVHTENDPAEFEGVPETDASASCLRGAGTNASSLAKQQLLGETVGLSFDPNLDRRGYYDRLLAYVVHDGTLFNYRLVETGHARVYDSEFTRADRFYAAEDAARSDRRGLWRCVDSDAVTRTAIADGGSESASGVEIAEIHADAAGNDNENLNDEYVTLTNTGDEPVGLSGWTVSDEVGHQYTFANLTLDPNASVSLYTGSGTDTETERYWGRNGAVWNNDGDTVIVKNASGETVLRQPY, encoded by the coding sequence ATGCGATGGGGCGTGTTCGGCGTTATCGGTGTCCTCGTGGTCGCTGCCGGCTGTAGCGGCTTCACCGGGTCGCCGTCTCAGCCCGCGGGGACCGCCGTCGACGGCCAGTCGGCAGTCGACGTTCCGGAGTCCGCTGTCACCGTGACGGTCACGGCTGTCGTCGACGGCGACACGATACAGGTCGCCTACGAGAACGGGACAGGTGATACGGTCCGACTCGTCGGCGTCGACACGCCCGAAGTCCACACCGAGAACGACCCCGCGGAGTTCGAGGGCGTCCCCGAGACCGACGCTAGTGCGTCCTGCCTCCGTGGAGCCGGCACGAACGCGTCGTCGCTCGCCAAGCAGCAACTGCTGGGCGAGACAGTCGGACTCTCGTTCGACCCGAATCTGGACCGGCGCGGCTACTACGACCGACTACTGGCCTACGTTGTCCACGACGGGACGCTGTTTAACTATCGACTCGTCGAGACCGGCCATGCCCGCGTGTACGACAGCGAATTCACGCGAGCCGACCGATTCTACGCGGCCGAGGACGCTGCCCGCTCCGACCGGCGCGGACTCTGGCGCTGTGTGGATTCGGACGCAGTGACCCGCACGGCTATCGCCGACGGTGGGTCCGAGAGCGCCAGCGGCGTCGAAATTGCGGAAATCCACGCCGACGCGGCGGGCAACGACAACGAGAACCTGAACGATGAGTACGTCACACTCACGAATACCGGCGATGAGCCCGTCGGCCTCTCCGGGTGGACGGTCAGCGACGAAGTCGGCCATCAGTACACATTCGCGAACCTGACCCTCGACCCGAACGCGTCGGTGTCGCTCTACACCGGCAGCGGCACCGACACTGAGACCGAGCGGTACTGGGGCCGGAACGGGGCGGTCTGGAACAACGACGGCGACACAGTCATTGTCAAGAACGCCAGCGGCGAGACGGTCCTTCGACAGCCGTACTGA
- a CDS encoding CBS domain-containing protein yields the protein MLVPLPVREIMRTPVKTISPDAPVIEAAQRLRDEEIGSLVVEDGGCVGIITESDIVAVTAAEGDTRALSVGDVMAETLVTVTPDADIETAVDRLRTNNIKKLPVVEDGSLVGIVTTTDLSDYIPHLSRARGAFNDQSQRKRFTRPDTLYENEDWTFESYGTADGIDVGDHVEFSKTISKADVEAFAEASGDTNRLHLDATFADGTRFGRRIVHGTLVSGIISAALARLPGLTVYLSQELSYQGPVDIDEEVTARCEVVERIQDNRFRLATAVDDSEGNCVIEGDAVVISDPIPDTA from the coding sequence ATGCTCGTCCCGCTGCCAGTCAGGGAAATCATGCGGACACCTGTCAAAACCATCAGCCCCGACGCGCCGGTCATCGAGGCGGCCCAGCGCCTCCGCGACGAGGAGATCGGTTCGCTCGTCGTCGAGGACGGCGGCTGCGTCGGCATCATCACGGAGAGCGACATCGTCGCCGTCACCGCAGCCGAGGGGGATACCAGAGCGCTGTCGGTCGGTGACGTAATGGCCGAGACGCTTGTGACGGTCACCCCCGACGCGGACATCGAAACGGCTGTGGATCGGTTGCGGACGAACAACATCAAGAAACTGCCCGTCGTCGAGGACGGGTCGCTCGTCGGTATCGTCACGACGACCGACCTCTCGGACTACATCCCGCATCTCTCTCGGGCAAGGGGAGCGTTCAATGACCAGTCACAGCGAAAGCGGTTCACCCGGCCAGACACGCTGTACGAGAACGAGGACTGGACGTTCGAGAGTTACGGGACTGCCGACGGTATCGACGTGGGTGACCACGTCGAGTTCAGCAAGACGATATCCAAGGCAGACGTGGAGGCCTTCGCCGAAGCGAGTGGCGACACGAACAGACTCCACCTTGACGCGACGTTCGCGGACGGAACGCGGTTTGGCCGCCGGATTGTCCACGGAACGCTCGTGTCCGGCATCATCAGCGCGGCTCTGGCGCGGCTCCCCGGACTGACGGTTTACCTCTCCCAAGAACTGAGCTATCAGGGACCTGTCGACATCGACGAGGAGGTCACCGCCCGCTGTGAGGTCGTCGAGCGCATTCAGGACAACCGGTTCCGCCTGGCCACGGCTGTCGATGATTCGGAGGGGAACTGCGTTATCGAAGGCGACGCCGTTGTCATCTCCGACCCGATTCCGGACACGGCCTGA
- a CDS encoding GNAT family N-acetyltransferase, with amino-acid sequence MDAVERPTFETSAAMEVYQYVERHGTAARHRVREMVDLSPEAFEKALTHLLSKGYIEDDGGTLTLALDVGSVEEHTTNGLTYTIRPAHNDDFEGLVQTIRNVSSDGTYVVAESVAEQLLYEDAVTRHNTVESRVFFVATVDEAVVGWCHLDIPQLDKLRETAQLTVGVREEQRGQGIGSQLMQRGLDWAEANGYRKLYNSVPAITENAMVFLEDHGWHTEGIRRNHYTVDGEQVDEVMMAYTFD; translated from the coding sequence ATGGACGCTGTCGAACGGCCGACATTCGAAACGAGCGCAGCGATGGAGGTGTACCAGTACGTCGAACGACACGGGACGGCGGCACGGCATAGAGTCCGTGAGATGGTAGACCTCTCTCCCGAAGCGTTCGAGAAGGCCCTGACGCACCTTCTGTCGAAGGGGTACATCGAGGACGACGGTGGGACACTGACGCTGGCGCTCGATGTCGGCTCAGTCGAGGAACACACCACGAACGGGCTGACGTACACGATTCGACCGGCCCACAACGACGATTTCGAGGGGCTCGTCCAGACCATTCGGAACGTCTCAAGCGACGGGACGTACGTTGTCGCCGAGAGCGTCGCCGAGCAGTTGCTGTACGAGGATGCCGTCACACGGCACAACACAGTCGAATCGAGAGTGTTTTTCGTCGCGACAGTTGACGAGGCGGTCGTCGGCTGGTGCCACCTCGACATCCCGCAACTGGACAAGCTTCGCGAGACGGCCCAGCTCACCGTCGGCGTCAGGGAGGAACAGCGTGGCCAGGGCATCGGCAGCCAGCTCATGCAACGCGGGCTGGACTGGGCGGAAGCCAACGGCTACCGGAAGCTGTACAACAGCGTGCCAGCGATTACGGAGAACGCGATGGTGTTCCTCGAAGACCACGGCTGGCACACAGAGGGTATCCGGCGGAACCACTACACCGTCGACGGCGAGCAGGTCGACGAAGTGATGATGGCCTACACGTTTGACTGA
- a CDS encoding magnesium transporter, whose protein sequence is MAEFASQWSVSGIVRTMFPILVVLTAIELGSGLVLDTFEGTLLQYPSLLVLVPVTIGMAGNLGSILAARFSTAFHLGLLSFAATDDRLAGNAIATLALAVTLFPLVGAGAWLLQTVIGGATLPLRTVVLVALVSGSLLALLAIVVTTVTTYAAYRFELDPDDVVIPVVTNVCDVLGVVVLFGAVRVLV, encoded by the coding sequence ATGGCGGAGTTCGCCTCCCAGTGGTCGGTCTCGGGTATCGTCCGGACGATGTTTCCCATTCTGGTCGTGCTCACGGCAATCGAACTCGGGAGCGGTCTCGTCCTCGATACCTTCGAGGGAACACTGCTGCAGTATCCGTCGCTGCTCGTGCTCGTCCCGGTGACAATCGGGATGGCGGGCAACCTCGGCAGCATCCTCGCAGCGCGGTTCTCGACGGCGTTTCACCTCGGCCTCCTGTCGTTTGCGGCGACCGACGACCGATTGGCCGGCAACGCTATCGCTACGCTTGCGCTCGCGGTGACACTGTTCCCGCTTGTCGGTGCCGGCGCGTGGCTACTCCAGACCGTCATCGGCGGCGCTACGCTCCCGCTCCGGACGGTCGTGCTGGTCGCGCTCGTCAGCGGCAGCCTGCTGGCACTGTTGGCTATCGTCGTGACGACGGTGACGACCTACGCCGCCTACCGGTTCGAACTGGACCCCGACGACGTGGTCATCCCCGTCGTCACGAACGTCTGTGACGTGCTGGGCGTGGTGGTGCTGTTCGGTGCTGTTCGCGTCCTCGTGTGA
- a CDS encoding magnesium transporter, whose amino-acid sequence MTVREVALEAYRESLPVLALSAVGGLFAGVVLGGMDAELQDVAGLLVLVPALLATRGNVYGSLGARLGSALHQGLIDPRFSFDDDRINAAVAAALANGVLISGVAAVMAVALLALVGRPSAPLTTLVAIALIAGFVSGLLLTIAVVSVVFVGYRRGLNPDTLAGPVVTTTGDVVGIATLLGATRLVLALGGG is encoded by the coding sequence ATGACTGTCCGCGAGGTGGCACTCGAAGCCTACCGGGAATCGCTCCCGGTGCTGGCGCTCAGTGCGGTCGGCGGCCTCTTCGCGGGCGTTGTCCTCGGCGGCATGGACGCGGAACTACAGGACGTCGCCGGGCTACTCGTGCTCGTTCCGGCGCTGCTCGCCACTCGGGGGAACGTCTATGGCTCCCTTGGCGCACGTCTGGGGTCTGCGCTCCATCAGGGACTGATCGACCCGCGGTTTTCCTTCGACGACGACCGCATCAACGCCGCTGTCGCGGCGGCACTGGCAAACGGCGTCCTTATCAGCGGCGTCGCCGCGGTGATGGCTGTCGCCCTGCTCGCGCTGGTTGGGCGACCATCGGCTCCCCTCACAACCCTCGTCGCCATTGCGCTCATCGCGGGCTTCGTCTCCGGGCTGTTGTTGACCATTGCCGTCGTCTCGGTCGTGTTCGTCGGCTACCGCCGCGGCCTCAATCCGGATACGCTGGCCGGCCCGGTCGTGACGACGACGGGCGATGTGGTCGGCATCGCGACGCTGTTGGGCGCGACCCGCCTCGTCCTCGCGCTGGGGGGTGGCTGA
- a CDS encoding substrate-binding protein, whose protein sequence is MPTNGRSVNRRQLLKSTGVAGVAGLTGLAGCSGGDGGDGGGDGGDGGDGGDGGGDGGDDYPSLGNFPVEGDTVTFGFNVPQSGPYSSEGQDELRAYELAQKHLNNGGGWVDSFEDLSGDGVLGYTVDSVNGDTATDADTARQAASRMINRDDVVMISGGSSSAVAIAVQGLCQSQNVMFMACLTHSNDTTGKDCARYGFREMFNAYMTGQALAPVLESEYGSDNSFYQLYADYSWGQTQQDSMNQFLSEIGWEEVDSVPTPLGTSDFSSYLSEAANSGADVLVLNHYGLDGANSVSQAVDAGIDEDMELVVPLYNRPMAQAAGGSIEGIYGTIAWDSQIDNEASNAFTQAFQDEYDRVPSGPAQLAYSQTLQYAAAAERAGTFYPPEVIRQLEDYEYSNIGMGQETMRACDHQAQRDIPVAQGLPESEQSDGNFIDIVEITSRDDVGYACDSGPAAECELGEYGDE, encoded by the coding sequence ATGCCAACTAATGGCAGATCGGTCAACCGACGACAGTTGCTGAAGAGTACGGGCGTCGCAGGTGTGGCAGGGCTGACGGGACTGGCCGGTTGTTCCGGTGGCGACGGTGGCGATGGTGGTGGCGACGGTGGCGACGGTGGCGACGGTGGCGATGGTGGTGGCGACGGTGGCGACGACTACCCGTCACTCGGGAATTTCCCGGTCGAGGGCGACACAGTCACGTTCGGATTCAACGTTCCACAATCCGGACCCTACTCCTCTGAGGGGCAGGACGAACTCCGGGCGTACGAACTCGCACAGAAACACCTCAATAACGGGGGTGGCTGGGTGGACAGCTTCGAGGACCTCAGCGGTGACGGCGTCCTCGGGTACACGGTCGATTCGGTAAATGGCGACACGGCGACCGATGCCGATACCGCTCGGCAGGCCGCCTCGCGGATGATAAACCGGGACGACGTGGTGATGATCTCGGGCGGCTCTTCCAGCGCAGTGGCCATCGCCGTGCAGGGCCTCTGTCAGTCGCAGAACGTGATGTTCATGGCCTGTCTGACCCACTCGAACGACACGACCGGGAAAGACTGTGCCCGGTACGGGTTCCGGGAGATGTTCAACGCGTACATGACCGGCCAGGCACTCGCGCCGGTACTTGAAAGCGAGTACGGCTCGGACAACTCCTTCTACCAGCTGTACGCCGACTACTCCTGGGGCCAGACCCAGCAGGACTCGATGAACCAGTTCCTCTCGGAGATTGGCTGGGAAGAGGTCGACAGCGTGCCGACGCCGCTCGGGACCAGCGACTTCTCCTCGTATCTCTCGGAGGCCGCAAACAGCGGCGCGGACGTGCTCGTCCTGAACCACTACGGGCTGGACGGCGCGAACTCCGTCTCGCAGGCCGTCGATGCCGGAATCGACGAGGACATGGAACTCGTCGTTCCGCTGTACAACCGCCCGATGGCACAGGCCGCCGGTGGGTCCATCGAAGGCATTTACGGGACGATCGCCTGGGACTCCCAGATCGACAACGAGGCGTCGAACGCGTTCACGCAGGCGTTCCAGGACGAGTACGACCGCGTCCCATCCGGGCCGGCCCAGCTCGCCTACTCGCAGACGCTCCAGTACGCGGCCGCCGCCGAGCGAGCAGGCACGTTCTACCCGCCGGAGGTCATCCGCCAGCTGGAGGACTACGAGTACAGCAACATCGGCATGGGCCAGGAGACGATGCGTGCCTGCGACCATCAGGCCCAGCGGGACATTCCAGTTGCCCAGGGACTGCCGGAGAGCGAACAGTCAGACGGGAACTTCATCGACATTGTCGAGATCACCTCCCGAGACGACGTCGGATACGCGTGTGATTCCGGGCCGGCCGCAGAGTGCGAACTCGGCGAGTACGGCGACGAATAG
- a CDS encoding branched-chain amino acid ABC transporter permease has translation MTLLADILTILLNGLQQGAIYVLLAVGLSIILGTLKFVNFAHGALYLVGAYLGLFITGQVPLNNGQLAEWGIQSYGIGLGFVAALVIVPIVVFIIGLLMERFIAQAFYDRPDTDQILVTFGLAIIVQELLRALLGGSSQPFPQPSWASGPIALPVVGNFPRWRLGVIAITAVLVLGVYALVEYTDFGLIVQAGTLDGEMVRLLGIKLSRPYLVVFGIGAALAGVAGVVGGPLANVNPNIGTEQLVPAFLTVVIGGVGKIEGAVVAGLMLGTLQVLLIQTGYAAWSQVGIYALAALVLLVRPQGLLGSEVDVS, from the coding sequence GTGACGCTACTCGCGGACATCCTCACCATCTTATTGAATGGGTTACAACAGGGCGCGATTTACGTCCTGCTCGCGGTCGGACTGTCGATTATCCTCGGGACGCTAAAATTCGTCAACTTCGCCCACGGGGCGCTGTACCTCGTCGGCGCATATCTGGGGCTGTTCATAACCGGACAGGTTCCGTTGAACAACGGTCAGTTAGCGGAATGGGGCATCCAGTCATACGGTATCGGACTGGGATTCGTCGCCGCATTGGTCATCGTGCCGATTGTCGTGTTCATTATCGGACTGCTGATGGAGCGGTTCATCGCACAGGCGTTTTACGACCGACCCGATACTGACCAGATTCTCGTGACATTCGGGCTCGCAATTATCGTCCAGGAACTGCTCCGGGCACTGCTGGGCGGGAGCAGCCAGCCGTTCCCACAGCCCTCGTGGGCATCCGGTCCCATCGCGCTGCCCGTGGTCGGAAACTTCCCGCGCTGGCGACTCGGCGTCATCGCCATTACGGCAGTCCTCGTCCTTGGCGTGTACGCACTCGTCGAGTACACTGACTTCGGCCTCATCGTCCAGGCCGGTACCCTCGACGGCGAGATGGTTCGACTGCTTGGGATCAAACTGAGCCGACCGTATCTCGTCGTGTTCGGCATCGGTGCCGCACTCGCCGGCGTGGCCGGCGTCGTCGGTGGCCCGCTTGCGAACGTCAACCCCAACATCGGGACTGAACAGTTAGTGCCGGCGTTTCTGACGGTCGTCATCGGTGGCGTCGGGAAAATAGAGGGGGCCGTGGTCGCCGGGCTGATGCTCGGGACGCTGCAGGTACTCCTCATCCAGACCGGCTATGCCGCCTGGAGCCAGGTCGGCATCTACGCGCTCGCAGCGCTAGTCCTGCTGGTGCGTCCGCAGGGGCTGCTGGGTTCGGAGGTGGATGTTTCGTGA
- a CDS encoding branched-chain amino acid ABC transporter permease, which produces MSDEPRDATATAAADADAEVTGGLADRWASFRDREISTVLLTVVGVAVFPFLFNNFLDGYTQLATLMLIYGIFAVGFDILLGYTGLLSFGHAVFFGGAAYAAGIFSASVSSSPLLVLLAGTVFAVLLAWIVGFLSLRRGGIYFAILTLTFGQMSFYLAASPLAFLTNGENGFTSVNIGHLLGVIDIHGGVPFPLTMLVDNMLYVFVAVMTVLSVAMANRILHSPYGTVFRAIRENERRAEFVGLDVWRYKLMAFIISAAFAGIAGSLFTIEGNYVPLQSLYWTESGRIVIMTVLGGVGSLFGPLFGAGLYLYIENIVSGFETLGPFWHLILGVVFVVAVVLFPNGIWGGIDYVRDMVVGGEDE; this is translated from the coding sequence GTGAGCGACGAACCACGTGACGCGACTGCCACGGCGGCGGCCGACGCGGATGCAGAGGTCACCGGTGGCCTCGCGGACCGCTGGGCTAGCTTCCGCGATCGGGAGATATCGACAGTCCTGCTCACCGTCGTTGGTGTGGCTGTCTTCCCATTCCTGTTCAACAATTTCCTTGACGGCTACACGCAGCTGGCGACGCTGATGCTCATCTACGGCATCTTCGCCGTCGGCTTCGACATCCTGCTTGGCTACACCGGCCTGCTGTCGTTCGGTCACGCCGTCTTCTTCGGCGGCGCGGCCTACGCCGCGGGCATCTTCAGCGCGAGCGTCAGCAGCTCGCCGCTGCTCGTGTTGCTCGCCGGTACGGTGTTTGCCGTGTTGCTGGCGTGGATTGTCGGGTTCCTGTCGCTGCGCCGCGGCGGGATTTACTTCGCCATCCTGACGCTGACGTTCGGCCAGATGTCGTTCTACCTGGCGGCCTCGCCGCTGGCCTTCCTCACCAACGGTGAGAACGGGTTTACCTCCGTCAACATCGGCCACCTGCTGGGCGTCATCGACATCCACGGCGGGGTGCCGTTCCCGCTGACGATGCTGGTGGACAATATGCTGTACGTGTTCGTCGCCGTCATGACGGTGCTGTCAGTCGCGATGGCAAATCGCATTCTCCACTCGCCGTATGGAACCGTCTTCCGCGCGATTCGGGAGAACGAGCGACGAGCGGAGTTCGTCGGGCTGGACGTCTGGCGGTACAAGCTGATGGCGTTCATCATCTCGGCAGCCTTCGCTGGCATCGCTGGGAGCCTGTTTACCATCGAGGGGAACTACGTGCCCCTGCAGTCGCTGTACTGGACCGAGTCCGGTCGTATCGTCATCATGACTGTGCTCGGCGGTGTCGGCTCGCTGTTCGGGCCGCTGTTCGGCGCTGGCCTGTACCTGTACATCGAGAATATTGTCAGCGGGTTCGAGACACTCGGTCCGTTCTGGCACCTCATCCTCGGGGTTGTGTTCGTCGTCGCCGTCGTCCTCTTCCCGAACGGTATCTGGGGCGGTATCGACTACGTTCGTGACATGGTCGTCGGAGGTGAGGACGAATGA
- a CDS encoding ABC transporter ATP-binding protein, which yields MTVLKTERLTKQFGGLTAVDEVDLEIEQGEGVSLIGPNGAGKSTFINLVTRRLEPSYGEIAFQGDSIIGMDPHEVVQRGMSKSFQTASIFPELTVKENATIAALAAEHGSFRFNFFRNQNSYPAVDELANEVLESVGLYDERENQADSLDYGNKRRLELGIALAAEPDMLLMDEPTAGMSPDETKSTVDLIKRVKDELDLTFLLVEHDMEIVFDISDRIVVLNRGSVIAEGTPTEVQNDPAVQEAYLGGVEE from the coding sequence ATGACGGTCCTCAAGACGGAACGGCTCACCAAGCAGTTCGGCGGCCTCACGGCCGTCGACGAGGTGGATCTGGAGATAGAACAGGGCGAGGGTGTGAGCCTCATCGGCCCCAACGGCGCGGGGAAATCGACGTTCATCAACCTCGTCACCAGACGGCTCGAACCGAGCTACGGCGAGATCGCGTTCCAAGGGGATTCCATCATCGGGATGGACCCGCACGAGGTCGTCCAGCGGGGGATGAGCAAGTCCTTCCAGACAGCCTCTATCTTCCCCGAACTAACGGTCAAGGAGAACGCGACCATCGCGGCGCTGGCAGCCGAGCACGGTTCGTTCCGGTTCAATTTCTTCCGGAACCAGAACAGCTACCCGGCGGTCGATGAACTGGCGAACGAGGTCCTCGAGTCGGTCGGTCTGTACGACGAGCGGGAGAACCAGGCCGATAGCCTCGACTACGGGAACAAGCGCCGGCTCGAACTCGGCATTGCGCTGGCCGCCGAGCCGGATATGCTGCTGATGGACGAGCCAACGGCGGGAATGTCGCCCGACGAGACGAAATCGACCGTCGACCTCATCAAACGCGTCAAGGATGAACTCGATCTGACGTTCCTGCTTGTCGAACACGACATGGAGATCGTCTTCGACATCTCCGACCGCATCGTCGTCCTCAATCGCGGGTCGGTTATCGCGGAGGGGACGCCGACGGAAGTACAGAACGACCCTGCTGTGCAGGAAGCGTATCTCGGAGGTGTCGAGGAATGA
- a CDS encoding ABC transporter ATP-binding protein has product MTLLDVDNINGYYGESHIIQDVSMSVDDGEITALLGRNGAGKTSTLRCISGATPPDVRSGAIQFDGTDITNAPPEDIAVRGISLVPEERRVFTDLTVAENLHLADTVRNKSNTWRRKLDFRDEGMSAAEIYEYFPRLDERRSQKAGTLSGGEQQMLAIARALHQSTDLLMLDEPYEGLAPQIIESVENAIERISEDGTTILLVEQNAVAAMKIADRCYVLDRGQVVFEGPAEELQKDQETRDKYLGV; this is encoded by the coding sequence ATGACGTTGCTCGACGTGGACAATATCAACGGCTACTACGGCGAGAGCCACATCATTCAGGACGTGTCGATGAGCGTCGATGACGGCGAAATCACGGCCTTGCTGGGCCGTAACGGCGCGGGAAAGACCTCGACGCTCCGGTGTATCTCCGGAGCGACGCCGCCCGATGTCCGGAGCGGTGCGATCCAGTTCGACGGAACGGACATCACCAACGCTCCGCCGGAGGACATCGCCGTCCGCGGTATCTCGCTGGTTCCGGAGGAACGGCGCGTGTTCACTGACCTGACCGTCGCCGAGAACCTCCACCTCGCGGACACCGTCCGCAACAAATCCAACACCTGGCGGCGGAAGCTCGATTTCCGCGACGAAGGGATGTCGGCGGCGGAGATTTACGAGTACTTCCCGAGACTCGACGAACGGCGGTCACAGAAGGCCGGCACGCTCTCCGGAGGCGAACAGCAGATGCTCGCCATCGCCCGTGCGCTCCACCAGAGCACCGACCTGTTGATGCTCGACGAGCCATACGAGGGGCTGGCACCACAGATCATTGAGTCCGTCGAGAACGCCATCGAACGCATCAGCGAGGACGGGACGACGATACTACTGGTCGAGCAAAACGCCGTCGCAGCGATGAAGATCGCCGACCGGTGTTACGTGCTGGACCGCGGGCAAGTGGTCTTCGAGGGGCCCGCCGAGGAACTGCAGAAAGATCAAGAAACGCGGGACAAGTACCTAGGTGTCTGA
- a CDS encoding co-chaperone YbbN, whose product MSETQSPEALLDALQSEGVVVIDEETDEVSTTEAFEADREVYYDTYVTMGDAEFHESVAEVFGLDSAAEAAERVDELDVSREEFATFLTLRSNVDGSYTTVELTTMAQMATELGPETPVPDAVEHLDDDSYEAFVDAHDRCVVTVWKLFCDPCEAMKEQLDEVLAAFPDGVPVGGLAGERSPEFCQSVGVNAAPAVVLFEDGEPVERITGRTDPSPLADRVEEVYGV is encoded by the coding sequence ATGTCGGAAACTCAATCTCCCGAAGCGCTACTCGACGCACTGCAGTCGGAGGGTGTCGTCGTCATCGACGAGGAAACGGACGAAGTCAGCACGACAGAGGCGTTCGAGGCCGACCGCGAGGTGTACTACGACACCTACGTGACGATGGGCGACGCGGAGTTCCACGAGTCTGTCGCCGAGGTGTTCGGCCTCGATTCGGCTGCCGAAGCGGCCGAACGGGTCGACGAACTCGACGTGTCACGCGAGGAGTTCGCCACGTTCCTGACCCTGCGGTCGAACGTTGACGGCTCCTACACAACCGTGGAGCTGACGACGATGGCACAGATGGCGACCGAACTGGGGCCGGAGACGCCGGTCCCCGATGCGGTCGAACATCTGGACGACGACAGCTACGAGGCGTTCGTCGACGCCCACGACCGGTGTGTCGTGACCGTGTGGAAGCTGTTTTGCGATCCCTGCGAAGCCATGAAAGAGCAGTTAGACGAGGTCCTGGCCGCGTTCCCGGACGGCGTTCCGGTCGGTGGCCTCGCCGGCGAGCGGTCCCCGGAGTTCTGTCAGTCGGTCGGGGTCAACGCGGCCCCCGCTGTCGTGCTGTTCGAGGACGGCGAGCCTGTCGAACGGATCACTGGCCGGACAGACCCGTCGCCGCTCGCGGACCGGGTCGAAGAAGTGTACGGCGTCTGA
- a CDS encoding universal stress protein produces MYEIVAGIDKSEARGTAIAEAITEVPMDASQVRVTLLHDFEENPEGASVDQVASVRRAREVLEDAGVEVALEESSGEPADAILRLADEQDADMIVVAGRKRTPTGKVLFGSVTQSVILGTDRSVLVCSGEEE; encoded by the coding sequence ATGTACGAAATTGTCGCTGGGATAGACAAAAGTGAGGCTCGTGGGACTGCCATCGCGGAAGCGATAACCGAAGTTCCGATGGACGCCAGCCAGGTCCGTGTCACGCTGCTACACGACTTCGAGGAGAACCCCGAAGGCGCGTCCGTTGATCAGGTGGCCTCCGTGCGCCGGGCACGAGAAGTCCTTGAGGACGCTGGCGTCGAGGTGGCGCTGGAAGAATCAAGCGGCGAACCGGCCGACGCAATCCTCCGGCTAGCTGACGAGCAGGACGCCGACATGATTGTCGTCGCCGGACGCAAGCGGACGCCGACAGGCAAGGTGCTGTTCGGCAGCGTCACACAGAGCGTGATTCTGGGCACGGACCGATCCGTGCTGGTCTGCAGCGGCGAAGAAGAGTAA